From the genome of Mycoplasma putrefaciens KS1, one region includes:
- a CDS encoding adenylosuccinate synthase, protein MKNKYKSLVVVGSQWGDEGKGKITDYFAQKADAVVRFAGGDNAGHMIEFNHKRHKVTIVPSGVFNPKVKNIIGNGTVINLRNLVAEIKKLNDAQIDTSNVFVSDRAHLIFDWHILLDQLQEEQRQEQKIGTTKRGIGPTYSDKAARYGIRICDINQPNFKNILKENFDYHNQMITKVYNHEPLNFDDIYHDLMNNFNFIKNNIIDSGYEVSNLIDQNKFVLFEGAQGVLLDIDHGTYPFVTSSNCSANNASIGVGIHAKQINKVVGIVKAYNTRVGSGAMPTEIHDQLADKLRERGREYGSNTGKPRRIGWLDLVALKYAIRVGGIDELFLTLLDVLDTEKTIKICIAYQLDGKVIDSIPASDLDFKRCQPIYQEVAGWNQDISKVTSFDQLPDNAKNYIKKIQKIVKVPFLGFSVGPDRNQTILIKGEFDD, encoded by the coding sequence ATGAAGAATAAATATAAGTCGTTAGTTGTTGTGGGAAGTCAGTGAGGAGATGAAGGGAAGGGAAAAATTACTGATTATTTTGCACAAAAAGCAGATGCTGTTGTGAGATTTGCTGGTGGAGATAATGCTGGTCATATGATTGAATTTAATCATAAACGCCATAAAGTAACTATTGTTCCATCAGGAGTTTTCAACCCTAAAGTTAAAAACATTATCGGTAATGGGACTGTTATTAATTTAAGAAATTTAGTTGCTGAAATTAAAAAATTAAATGATGCCCAGATTGATACTTCAAATGTTTTTGTTTCAGATAGAGCACATTTAATTTTTGATTGACACATACTATTAGATCAATTACAAGAAGAACAAAGACAAGAACAAAAAATCGGCACAACAAAACGAGGAATTGGACCTACTTATTCAGATAAAGCTGCCAGATATGGGATTAGAATTTGTGATATTAATCAACCAAATTTTAAAAATATCTTAAAAGAAAATTTTGACTATCATAATCAAATGATTACTAAAGTATATAATCATGAACCATTAAATTTTGATGATATTTATCATGATTTAATGAATAATTTCAATTTTATAAAAAATAATATTATTGACTCAGGATATGAAGTTTCAAACTTGATTGATCAGAATAAGTTTGTTTTATTTGAAGGAGCACAAGGTGTTTTACTAGATATTGATCACGGAACTTATCCGTTTGTAACTTCATCAAACTGTTCAGCAAATAATGCTTCAATCGGGGTAGGAATTCATGCAAAACAAATTAATAAAGTTGTAGGAATTGTTAAAGCTTATAATACACGTGTTGGATCAGGGGCAATGCCAACTGAAATACATGACCAACTAGCTGATAAATTAAGAGAACGTGGAAGAGAGTATGGTTCTAATACTGGAAAGCCACGTAGAATTGGATGATTAGATCTAGTGGCTTTAAAATATGCAATTAGAGTTGGTGGAATTGATGAATTATTTTTAACTCTACTTGATGTTTTAGATACTGAAAAAACAATTAAGATTTGTATAGCATACCAGTTAGACGGTAAAGTTATTGATTCAATACCAGCTAGCGATTTAGACTTTAAAAGATGTCAACCAATTTATCAAGAAGTTGCTGGATGAAATCAAGATATTAGTAAAGTGACTTCATTTGACCAACTACCTGATAATGCCAAAAATTACATTAAAAAAATTCAAAAAATTGTTAAAGTTCCTTTCTTAGGTTTTTCAGTTGGTCCAGACCGTAACCAAACAATTTTAATTAAAGGAGAATTTGATGATTAA
- the purB gene encoding adenylosuccinate lyase → MIKRYQVEEITKIWSDQNKYDTWLKIEQLVCQAWESLGYIKQSEIFNINNNLKVDLNRMLEIESQTKHDVVAFTRMLSEQLGSESKWIHLGITSTDVVDTAQNYLIKQSNQFVSKELENISYTLKRLAIENKQQLIMGRTHGMYGEPTSLGLKFALWYDEMQRHIRRFELARQDIEITKISGSMGNYANLEPEIEEFVAKKLQMKVDSLSTQVCQRDRHIFLIEVFANIASTLEKMSTEIRLLQRSDVNELAEGFSKNQKGSSSMPHKKNPISSENIAGLSRYIKSQVLTVLENNNLWHERDISHSSNERIYLPDVFNLLVYTLKRMNDTLSNLVINKKQMLEHISQAKNIYFSQRILTYVLINFKNITREEIYDNVQKITLECLENNLDFKAEILKSYLAECLSFKELEELFDNKFFLRHVDYIFKKVFD, encoded by the coding sequence ATGATTAAGAGATATCAAGTTGAAGAAATCACAAAAATTTGAAGTGATCAAAATAAATATGATACTTGGCTAAAAATTGAACAACTAGTTTGTCAAGCTTGAGAAAGTCTAGGCTATATTAAACAAAGCGAAATTTTTAACATCAATAATAATTTGAAAGTTGATTTAAATAGAATGTTAGAAATCGAAAGTCAAACCAAACACGATGTGGTTGCTTTTACTAGAATGCTTTCTGAACAACTAGGAAGTGAAAGCAAATGAATTCATTTAGGAATTACTTCAACTGATGTTGTTGATACTGCTCAAAACTATCTAATCAAACAATCAAATCAATTTGTCAGCAAAGAATTAGAAAACATAAGTTACACTCTTAAACGATTAGCTATTGAAAACAAACAACAATTAATCATGGGTCGAACTCATGGAATGTATGGCGAACCAACAAGTTTAGGTTTAAAATTTGCTTTATGATATGATGAAATGCAAAGACATATTAGACGTTTTGAACTAGCCAGACAAGATATTGAAATTACTAAAATTTCAGGATCAATGGGTAATTATGCCAATCTAGAACCTGAAATTGAAGAATTTGTTGCTAAAAAATTACAAATGAAAGTTGATAGTTTATCAACACAAGTTTGTCAAAGAGATAGACACATATTTTTAATTGAAGTGTTTGCAAATATTGCTTCAACTCTAGAAAAAATGTCAACTGAAATTAGATTATTACAAAGAAGTGATGTTAATGAATTAGCAGAAGGTTTTAGTAAAAATCAAAAAGGAAGTTCATCAATGCCACACAAAAAAAATCCTATTTCAAGTGAAAACATTGCTGGGTTAAGTCGTTATATTAAATCTCAAGTGTTAACAGTTTTAGAAAATAATAATTTATGACACGAAAGAGATATTTCTCACTCTTCAAATGAAAGAATTTATTTACCAGATGTTTTTAATCTTTTAGTTTATACATTAAAAAGAATGAACGACACACTATCAAATTTAGTTATCAATAAAAAACAAATGTTAGAACATATTTCTCAAGCAAAAAACATTTACTTTTCTCAAAGAATATTGACTTATGTTTTGATCAATTTCAAAAACATTACTAGAGAAGAAATTTATGATAATGTACAAAAAATCACTTTAGAATGTTTAGAAAATAACTTAGATTTTAAAGCCGAAATTTTAAAAAGTTATCTAGCTGAATGTCTTTCATTTAAAGAATTAGAAGAACTTTTTGATAACAAATTCTTTTTAAGACATGTTGATTATATTTTTAAAAAAGTTTTTGATTAA
- a CDS encoding rhodanese-like domain-containing protein: MSKYSISNEEFYQLLGQGWQVIDVRDDYEYRNFKRFEPSLNISYPMVLNNPEFRWPNLDEKLVIVCNHGNRSALTARHLRNLGYKNVFVLDHGVYGLDK; encoded by the coding sequence ATGTCTAAGTACAGCATTTCAAATGAAGAATTTTACCAGTTGCTTGGCCAAGGATGACAAGTAATTGATGTTAGAGATGATTATGAATATAGGAATTTTAAAAGATTTGAACCTAGTTTAAATATTTCTTATCCAATGGTTTTAAATAACCCAGAATTTAGATGGCCAAATTTAGATGAAAAACTAGTTATTGTTTGCAATCACGGAAATCGATCAGCACTAACAGCTAGACATTTGAGAAATTTAGGATATAAAAATGTCTTTGTTCTAGATCATGGAGTATATGGACTAGATAAATAA
- the rpiB gene encoding ribose 5-phosphate isomerase B, translating to MNKIYIGNDHTAVEMKNAIKKHLIDKGYEVIDLGNNDGQSCNYASIGLDVAKHVVKDKDSKGIVICGSGVGISIAANKVQGARAALVYEEQIAKLSRLHNDANILATGARFIAVDKAISLVDAFLETEFEDGRHTERVKTLNEFKN from the coding sequence ATGAATAAGATTTATATAGGAAATGATCATACTGCAGTTGAGATGAAAAATGCTATTAAAAAGCACTTAATTGATAAAGGATACGAAGTTATTGACTTAGGAAATAATGATGGACAATCATGCAATTACGCTTCAATTGGACTAGATGTTGCCAAACATGTTGTTAAAGATAAAGATAGTAAAGGTATTGTAATTTGTGGATCTGGAGTGGGAATTAGCATTGCTGCTAATAAGGTGCAAGGAGCCAGAGCTGCATTAGTTTATGAAGAACAAATTGCTAAGTTATCACGTTTGCATAATGATGCTAACATTTTAGCAACAGGGGCAAGATTCATTGCCGTTGATAAAGCAATTAGCTTAGTTGATGCCTTTTTAGAAACTGAATTTGAAGATGGACGTCATACAGAAAGGGTTAAGACACTAAATGAATTCAAAAATTAA
- the glyA gene encoding serine hydroxymethyltransferase, whose translation MNSKINEKILDSLKKELTRQQTHIELIASENFVSEAVLQLNGSVLTNKYAEGYPNKRYYGGCEFIDEIESLGIETVKKLFDADHANIQPHSGSSANEAAYRAILEHGDKVVAMSLDAGGHLTHGYPINFSGSSYDFRFYGVSKETEQLDYDEIERIVLEHKPKLVVAGASAYSRIIDFKKFREIADKVGAMLMVDMAHIAGLVAAKLHPNPMQYADIVTTTTHKTLRGARGGVILCKQQYAKKIDSAVFPGSQGGPLENQIAGKTQAFLEASTPEFVEYARQIIANTKALALVLQEQGFRLVAGGSDNHLLTIDVKSTIGITGKEAEKILEKVGIIVNKNMIPFDQEKPFYTSGIRLGTPAMTTRGFTEETFKQVGLIISSALKNRTEENWIELSKQVLEICENYPIYQNIKY comes from the coding sequence ATGAATTCAAAAATTAACGAAAAAATTTTAGACTCTTTAAAAAAAGAATTAACAAGACAACAAACACATATTGAATTGATTGCATCTGAAAATTTTGTTTCAGAAGCTGTTTTGCAATTAAATGGTTCTGTTTTAACAAATAAGTATGCTGAAGGATATCCAAATAAAAGGTATTATGGTGGTTGTGAGTTTATTGATGAAATTGAAAGCTTAGGAATCGAAACTGTCAAAAAATTATTTGATGCAGACCATGCAAACATTCAACCCCATTCAGGTAGCTCAGCAAATGAAGCGGCTTATAGAGCAATTCTTGAACATGGAGATAAGGTAGTTGCTATGAGTTTAGATGCAGGTGGGCATTTAACTCATGGCTATCCAATTAATTTTTCTGGTTCAAGTTATGATTTTAGATTTTATGGAGTGAGCAAAGAAACTGAACAGTTGGATTATGATGAAATTGAAAGAATTGTTTTAGAACATAAGCCAAAATTAGTTGTTGCAGGAGCTAGTGCTTATTCACGAATTATTGACTTTAAAAAGTTTCGTGAAATTGCTGACAAAGTTGGTGCAATGTTAATGGTTGATATGGCTCACATTGCAGGCTTAGTAGCTGCTAAACTTCATCCAAATCCAATGCAATATGCCGATATTGTCACAACAACTACTCACAAAACTTTAAGAGGAGCACGTGGTGGAGTTATTTTGTGTAAACAACAATATGCTAAAAAAATTGACTCAGCTGTCTTTCCCGGATCACAAGGTGGACCACTAGAAAATCAAATTGCCGGAAAAACTCAAGCCTTTTTAGAAGCTTCAACTCCAGAATTTGTTGAGTATGCTCGTCAAATTATTGCTAATACTAAAGCGCTTGCTTTAGTTTTACAAGAACAAGGATTTAGATTAGTGGCCGGAGGATCAGATAATCACCTGTTAACTATTGATGTTAAATCAACTATTGGAATTACTGGAAAAGAAGCTGAAAAAATTCTTGAAAAGGTTGGGATTATTGTTAATAAAAATATGATTCCTTTCGATCAAGAAAAACCTTTTTACACTTCAGGAATTAGATTAGGAACTCCTGCAATGACAACTAGAGGATTTACTGAAGAAACTTTTAAACAAGTTGGTTTAATTATCTCTAGTGCATTAAAAAATAGAACAGAAGAAAATTGGATTGAATTGTCTAAACAAGTTCTTGAGATTTGTGAAAATTATCCAATTTATCAAAATATTAAATATTAA
- the upp gene encoding uracil phosphoribosyltransferase produces the protein MAFTEIKHPLIIDKLTRMRKVETSSKDFRENLNEIAQLMVYEIFRDLKLTAIEIETPIKKTTGYTIDHPIVLVPILRAGIGMLDGIQTLIPTARVAHIGLYRDEETLEIHQYFAKTTKDIQNSYVIVVDPMLATGGSACKAIDIVKEWGAKNIKFVCLVAVENGIKKLQERHPDVEIYAASKDEYLNDKGYIVPGLGDAGDRIFGTK, from the coding sequence ATGGCATTTACAGAAATTAAGCACCCACTTATTATTGACAAATTAACTCGTATGAGAAAAGTTGAAACCTCATCAAAAGATTTCAGAGAAAACTTAAATGAAATTGCCCAGTTAATGGTTTATGAGATTTTTAGAGATTTAAAATTAACAGCAATTGAAATTGAAACACCAATTAAAAAAACTACAGGTTACACTATTGATCATCCGATTGTCTTAGTTCCTATTTTAAGAGCCGGAATCGGTATGTTAGATGGAATTCAAACATTAATACCAACAGCAAGAGTTGCTCATATTGGTTTGTATAGAGATGAAGAAACTTTAGAAATTCACCAATATTTTGCAAAAACAACTAAAGATATTCAAAATAGTTATGTGATCGTAGTTGATCCGATGTTAGCAACAGGTGGAAGTGCTTGCAAAGCAATTGATATTGTCAAGGAATGAGGAGCAAAAAATATTAAATTTGTTTGTTTAGTAGCGGTTGAAAACGGTATTAAAAAATTACAAGAAAGACACCCGGATGTTGAAATTTATGCAGCCTCAAAAGATGAGTATTTAAATGATAAAGGATACATTGTTCCAGGTCTAGGAGATGCTGGAGATAGAATTTTTGGTACAAAATAA
- a CDS encoding MG406 family protein, protein MWIIIFRKILNKIMLKQIFARNLTKKALMVNSIWSVFYVIVFVILVGTKTIKWNWLTGLILGQTTSFLGLLSLFYTRELVIKYENPFLFYFMFLIRIGIYVIPFFLSLVLCDGKIFAYLGILIGMTSLFSWPISGYLNNKKSQKKGGN, encoded by the coding sequence ATGTGGATCATCATATTTCGAAAGATTCTAAATAAAATTATGCTAAAACAAATATTTGCTAGAAACCTAACAAAAAAAGCGCTAATGGTTAATTCTATATGATCGGTATTTTATGTTATTGTTTTTGTTATATTGGTTGGCACAAAAACAATAAAATGAAATTGATTAACTGGTCTAATTCTAGGTCAGACAACAAGCTTTTTGGGTTTATTGTCATTGTTTTATACAAGAGAATTAGTTATAAAATATGAAAATCCTTTTTTATTTTATTTTATGTTTTTGATTAGAATCGGAATTTATGTTATTCCATTTTTTCTATCTTTAGTATTATGTGATGGAAAAATTTTTGCTTATTTAGGTATTTTAATTGGTATGACTAGTCTGTTTAGTTGACCAATAAGTGGGTATTTAAATAATAAAAAGTCTCAAAAGAAAGGAGGAAACTAG
- a CDS encoding F0F1 ATP synthase subunit A, protein MTLLSITEDLNKWKELTGALTTICIVTIIICSISIIYNKKIRNYKIDEKMSGFLVLISTFVINVENIVTSILGKKYKFFTPYAMYLLAYIFIGSVVSLLGLESQTTSFTVTFSMGMVTFVMIYYFGFKYQKLSFLKRYLNPIELISQFTPLLSISFRLFGNILGGSIILGLLYALLIGFQLSWATDNIQDANGMQRWVAYAIWNPSEFADGWKLQYKYFWAGLNVFTTPITPFLHLYFDLFDGLIQSVVFTMLTLSYWAEQIEGQEKHHNQNSEQKTKPKLLNWNFKKQRQIIEFN, encoded by the coding sequence ATGACATTGCTATCAATTACTGAAGATCTAAATAAATGAAAAGAACTAACCGGTGCATTAACTACTATTTGTATTGTAACAATCATTATTTGTTCAATTTCAATTATTTATAATAAAAAGATTAGAAACTATAAAATTGATGAAAAAATGTCAGGATTTTTAGTACTTATCAGCACATTTGTAATTAATGTTGAGAATATTGTTACTTCTATTTTAGGTAAAAAGTACAAGTTTTTTACCCCTTATGCAATGTATTTGTTAGCTTACATTTTTATTGGATCAGTAGTTTCACTGTTAGGATTAGAATCCCAAACAACTTCTTTTACCGTTACATTTTCTATGGGTATGGTTACATTTGTGATGATTTATTATTTTGGATTTAAATATCAAAAACTATCATTTTTGAAACGTTATTTAAATCCAATAGAATTGATCTCTCAATTTACACCACTACTTTCTATTTCGTTTCGTTTGTTTGGTAACATTTTGGGTGGTTCTATTATTTTAGGTTTATTGTATGCATTATTAATTGGTTTTCAATTAAGTTGAGCAACTGATAATATTCAAGATGCTAATGGTATGCAACGTTGAGTAGCATATGCAATTTGAAATCCATCAGAATTTGCAGATGGTTGAAAATTACAATATAAATATTTTTGAGCAGGTTTAAACGTATTCACGACCCCAATTACACCATTTTTACATCTGTATTTTGATTTATTTGATGGATTGATCCAATCAGTAGTGTTTACAATGTTAACACTTTCTTATTGAGCTGAACAAATTGAAGGCCAAGAAAAACATCATAACCAAAATTCGGAACAAAAAACTAAACCGAAATTGTTGAATTGAAATTTTAAAAAGCAAAGACAAATTATTGAATTTAATTAA
- a CDS encoding ATP synthase subunit C, with product MLYTAFVSNILANYISALVVILPNLLAAKDTAQGLQYVGAGVATIGVFGAGIGQGAIGQGACLAIGRNPEMASKITSTMIIAAGIAESGAIYSLVIAILLIFVV from the coding sequence ATGTTATATACAGCATTTGTTTCAAACATACTAGCTAACTATATCTCAGCTTTAGTTGTTATTCTACCAAATCTATTGGCAGCTAAAGATACCGCACAAGGTTTACAATATGTTGGAGCAGGAGTTGCAACTATTGGAGTTTTTGGAGCAGGAATTGGTCAAGGTGCCATTGGTCAAGGAGCTTGTCTTGCAATTGGAAGAAATCCAGAAATGGCGTCAAAAATTACTTCAACTATGATCATAGCTGCTGGTATTGCTGAGTCTGGAGCTATTTACTCACTAGTTATTGCAATTTTATTAATCTTTGTTGTTTAA
- the atpF gene encoding F0F1 ATP synthase subunit B, with protein sequence MMFYTFNGVFFGRTQGVPDIVSALFPNLPNFIAHVLATIVLVVILSKLVYKPFRQAVDKQRDKINEILSDAIEKQSQANTQIQQANLLLEDAKTESLSIIKTAKIDAEAQKNQILNSATTQARNIQNQAKTSIAQERLKAESEIKQTIVNLAFDAAEKILNKEIDKQTNKQLIDEFIDNLDQ encoded by the coding sequence TTAATGTTTTATACATTTAATGGTGTTTTTTTTGGAAGAACTCAAGGAGTTCCTGATATTGTATCTGCACTTTTTCCAAACTTACCTAACTTTATTGCTCACGTGTTAGCAACAATTGTTTTAGTAGTTATTTTATCTAAATTGGTTTATAAACCTTTTAGACAAGCAGTTGACAAACAAAGAGATAAAATTAATGAGATTTTAAGTGATGCAATTGAAAAACAATCGCAAGCAAATACTCAAATTCAACAAGCAAACTTATTATTAGAAGATGCAAAAACCGAATCACTTTCAATTATTAAAACTGCTAAGATTGATGCTGAAGCACAAAAAAATCAAATTCTTAATAGCGCAACAACTCAAGCAAGAAATATTCAAAACCAGGCAAAAACTTCTATTGCTCAAGAAAGACTTAAAGCAGAATCAGAAATTAAACAAACAATTGTTAATTTAGCTTTTGATGCTGCTGAGAAAATACTAAATAAAGAGATTGATAAACAAACAAATAAACAATTAATTGATGAGTTTATTGATAATTTAGACCAATAA
- a CDS encoding F0F1 ATP synthase subunit delta, which translates to MILKENVINNWATALLKIAIEENLVDQFIEQADVLITVLKNRDDFAMILTYTNNKQKKQSVKLIDETFSSFGFNLYIINTMKLLVEKRAFIHFRDILKILYKNLLATKKIASGIVWSTDKLNKNQIKLIEAKISKRISKKVNLINKIDPSLIGGVKVYIEGKIFDGSIQAKLESMKYQAIKRE; encoded by the coding sequence ATGATATTAAAAGAAAATGTAATTAATAATTGAGCCACAGCTTTATTAAAGATTGCAATAGAAGAAAATTTAGTTGATCAATTTATTGAACAAGCTGATGTTTTAATAACTGTTTTAAAAAATAGAGATGATTTTGCAATGATTCTAACTTATACAAATAATAAGCAAAAAAAACAATCAGTGAAATTAATTGATGAAACATTTTCTAGTTTTGGTTTTAACTTATATATTATTAACACGATGAAATTATTAGTTGAAAAAAGAGCTTTTATTCATTTTAGAGACATCTTAAAGATCTTGTATAAAAATCTATTAGCAACTAAAAAAATTGCTTCTGGCATTGTTTGATCAACTGATAAGTTAAATAAAAACCAAATTAAATTAATTGAAGCAAAAATTTCAAAACGTATTAGTAAAAAAGTCAATCTAATCAATAAGATTGATCCATCACTGATTGGTGGAGTAAAAGTTTATATAGAAGGTAAAATATTTGATGGTTCTATTCAAGCTAAACTTGAATCAATGAAATATCAAGCCATAAAAAGAGAATAG